A region of Campylobacter sp. MIT 99-7217 DNA encodes the following proteins:
- a CDS encoding ABC transporter ATP-binding protein, whose protein sequence is MELLRAENLGHSFDYPLFENLNLSLNSKDCIAIQGSSGCGKSTLLHILSTLLKPKKGKVFYKNQDLYTLSENERLSIRRFDFGVIFQAHYLFRGFSTLENIELASVLSHKGLDKQILENLGIYTLLNQKVSKLSGGQQQRVSIARVLCKKPKIIFADEATGNLDFANAKNVIDILISYAKENDVALLFVTHDTKLASLCDKTFMLDKDGIC, encoded by the coding sequence ATGGAACTTCTAAGAGCGGAGAATTTAGGACATAGTTTTGATTATCCGCTCTTTGAGAATTTAAATTTAAGCTTAAATTCAAAAGACTGCATTGCTATACAAGGCAGTAGCGGTTGTGGAAAATCCACTCTTTTACATATCTTGTCTACTCTTTTAAAGCCAAAAAAAGGTAAGGTTTTTTACAAAAATCAAGATCTTTATACACTTAGTGAGAATGAAAGACTGAGTATACGCCGTTTTGATTTCGGGGTTATTTTTCAGGCTCATTATCTTTTTAGAGGCTTTTCAACGCTTGAAAATATAGAGCTTGCAAGTGTTTTATCACACAAGGGTTTAGATAAACAAATACTAGAAAATTTAGGCATATACACACTTTTAAATCAAAAGGTAAGCAAGCTCAGCGGGGGTCAACAACAAAGAGTGAGTATAGCTAGAGTTCTTTGTAAAAAACCTAAAATCATTTTTGCTGATGAGGCAACGGGAAATTTAGACTTTGCAAATGCTAAAAATGTGATTGATATTTTGATCTCTTATGCCAAAGAAAATGATGTAGCCTTACTTTTTGTAACACATGATACGAAGCTTGCTTCGCTGTGCGACAAGACATTTATGCTGGATAAAGATGGAATTTGTTAA
- the fliR gene encoding flagellar biosynthetic protein FliR: MEFVNYLGDKNVATFMLLFARLSGMIVFFPFFSHNNIPLIIKTTVVLLLTMFLFPLAQINIPQYNSFFILQIISEIIFGMIAGLAVQLVFTIIQMAGEYMSFTMGFTMASVIDPSSGANMPITSQILGLIALLVFLAFDGHHLILLFMSYSLDYIVLGEFYPRENLLKFINISLLNVFIIGFTMGFPILAISLLADLIFGLLMKTMPQFNLLVVGFPIKIVLAFAVLIAILAVMMKYFKELILKVFTNMQPLFFVQN, from the coding sequence ATGGAATTTGTTAATTATTTGGGCGATAAAAATGTAGCTACTTTTATGCTTTTGTTTGCAAGATTAAGTGGCATGATCGTTTTTTTTCCTTTTTTTTCACACAATAACATTCCTCTTATCATAAAAACAACAGTTGTTTTGCTTTTGACCATGTTTTTATTTCCTTTAGCACAGATTAACATTCCTCAATATAATTCATTTTTTATTTTGCAAATTATTAGTGAAATTATTTTTGGCATGATAGCAGGGCTTGCGGTGCAACTTGTTTTTACTATTATTCAAATGGCAGGGGAATACATGTCTTTTACTATGGGTTTTACTATGGCAAGTGTGATTGATCCAAGTTCTGGAGCTAATATGCCCATAACTTCGCAAATTTTAGGGCTTATTGCTCTACTTGTTTTCCTAGCTTTTGATGGCCATCATTTGATCTTGCTTTTTATGAGTTATTCTTTGGATTATATTGTTTTAGGAGAATTTTATCCAAGAGAAAATTTGCTAAAATTTATTAATATTTCTTTACTTAATGTATTTATCATCGGTTTTACTATGGGATTTCCAATCTTAGCGATTTCATTGCTTGCTGATCTTATTTTTGGCTTGTTGATGAAAACTATGCCTCAATTTAATCTTTTAGTCGTCGGCTTTCCTATTAAGATTGTCCTTGCTTTTGCGGTTTTGATTGCAATTTTAGCTGTTATGATGAAATATTTTAAGGAGCTTATTTTAAAGGTTTTTACAAATATGCAACCCTTATTTTTTGTACAAAATTAG
- the tsf gene encoding translation elongation factor Ts, producing the protein MAEISAQMVKELRESTGAGMMDCKNALKETDGDFEKAVQLLREKGLGKAAKKADRLAAEGLVNLKISDDFKQATLSEINSETDFVAKNEQFIALTKDTTAHIQTQGISTSEELHSSVINGAKFEEYLKSQIATIGENLVVRRFATLKAGEKGIVNGYMHSNSRVGVIISAASDSEENARKASDFLKQLCMHIAAMKPSYLSYKDLDLDFVESEYKALVAELEKDNEERRRLKDPNKPEHKIPKFASRKQLSDEILKQAEEDIKAELKAQNKPEKIWANIIPGKMNSFIADNSQLDSKLTLMGQFYVMDDKKTVEQVIAEKEKELGIKLEIVEFIRFEVGEGLEKKAEDFAAEVAAQMS; encoded by the coding sequence ATGGCTGAAATTAGTGCACAAATGGTAAAAGAGCTTCGTGAAAGCACAGGTGCTGGAATGATGGATTGTAAAAATGCTCTTAAAGAAACAGATGGAGACTTTGAAAAAGCTGTTCAACTTTTGCGTGAAAAGGGTTTAGGAAAGGCTGCCAAAAAGGCTGATCGTTTAGCTGCTGAGGGTTTAGTAAATCTCAAAATAAGTGATGATTTTAAACAAGCAACCTTAAGCGAGATTAATTCAGAGACCGATTTTGTCGCTAAAAATGAGCAGTTTATAGCTCTTACTAAGGATACTACTGCTCATATACAAACACAGGGTATAAGCACAAGCGAAGAGCTTCATTCAAGTGTTATCAATGGTGCTAAATTTGAAGAATACCTTAAAAGCCAAATCGCCACAATAGGCGAAAATTTAGTTGTTCGTCGTTTTGCTACGCTAAAAGCGGGTGAAAAAGGTATAGTTAATGGCTATATGCATAGTAATTCTCGAGTAGGAGTGATTATATCAGCGGCAAGTGATAGCGAGGAAAATGCAAGAAAGGCGAGTGATTTTTTAAAACAGCTTTGTATGCATATTGCAGCTATGAAGCCAAGTTATTTAAGCTACAAGGATTTGGATTTAGATTTTGTGGAGAGTGAATATAAAGCTTTGGTAGCAGAGCTTGAAAAGGATAATGAAGAAAGAAGAAGACTTAAAGATCCAAACAAACCTGAGCATAAAATTCCAAAATTTGCAAGTCGTAAGCAACTTAGTGATGAAATTTTAAAACAAGCCGAAGAGGATATCAAAGCGGAGCTTAAGGCACAAAATAAGCCTGAAAAAATTTGGGCGAATATAATCCCAGGTAAAATGAATAGCTTCATTGCCGATAATTCTCAGCTTGATAGCAAACTTACTTTAATGGGACAATTTTATGTCATGGACGATAAAAAGACCGTAGAGCAAGTTATTGCTGAAAAGGAAAAAGAGCTGGGTATAAAGCTTGAAATAGTTGAATTTATTCGTTTTGAAGTGGGCGAAGGCTTAGAAAAAAAAGCTGAAGATTTTGCCGCAGAAGTTGCCGCACAAATGAGTTAA
- the rpsB gene encoding 30S ribosomal protein S2, with translation MVTMRDLLECGVHFGHQTRRWNPKMKKFIFGERKGIYVIDLQKTLRYFRYTYNIVKDAAAEGKTILFVGTKKQAVAAVKEYAEKCGMPYVNHRWLGGMMTNFGTIRQSIRKLEIIEKMEEDESIKLLTKKEALMLSRKKAKLIAYLGGIRYMKTPPDMIFVIDVVKEKIAVAEANRLRIPVVAPLDTNCDPDLVTYPIPGNDDAIRSVQLFCQEMAEAIIEGKALREQDDIEQGEPIAEEEKKAVLKEALEEENLNEEFSEEDFEEGKE, from the coding sequence CATCAAACACGCAGATGGAATCCGAAAATGAAAAAATTTATTTTCGGCGAAAGAAAAGGCATTTATGTCATAGACTTGCAAAAAACTTTGCGTTATTTTCGCTACACCTACAACATAGTAAAAGACGCTGCAGCTGAGGGCAAAACTATACTTTTTGTTGGTACAAAAAAACAAGCCGTAGCTGCTGTTAAAGAATATGCTGAAAAATGTGGTATGCCTTATGTTAATCATCGCTGGCTTGGTGGTATGATGACAAATTTTGGAACTATCCGTCAAAGTATTCGTAAATTAGAAATTATAGAAAAAATGGAAGAAGATGAAAGTATAAAGCTTTTAACAAAAAAAGAAGCTTTAATGCTTTCAAGAAAAAAAGCTAAGCTCATTGCTTATTTGGGTGGAATTCGCTACATGAAAACTCCACCTGATATGATCTTTGTTATTGATGTGGTAAAAGAAAAAATTGCTGTTGCTGAGGCAAATCGTCTTAGAATTCCTGTGGTTGCTCCACTTGATACAAATTGCGATCCGGATTTAGTTACTTATCCAATACCGGGCAATGATGATGCTATTCGCTCTGTTCAGCTTTTTTGTCAAGAAATGGCTGAGGCTATTATAGAGGGCAAGGCTTTAAGAGAGCAAGATGATATAGAGCAAGGCGAGCCTATCGCAGAAGAAGAAAAAAAAGCTGTACTTAAGGAAGCACTCGAAGAAGAAAATTTGAATGAAGAATTTAGTGAAGAAGATTTTGAAGAAGGAAAAGAATAA